One genomic region from Candidatus Aminicenantes bacterium encodes:
- a CDS encoding zf-HC2 domain-containing protein, whose product MLKTTLIRKSPPHWTSHWEPLNPGSTAGGSNWRGCFSKETTMDCKLVEERISNYIENNLSAAEMDAVREHIQSCAGCRDLLEHMEQVLYLCEDLTEDVPFFLKNRLYNIAEIPVPEEPAISNRTVAVLKWAAAMVGAAVLLLNLLYFTSIVPPANRVLHLAVSKIETFVVEAGAYVERISESDRNPFLGLFMSPDNRIDANQPFPDRANHEGGKNG is encoded by the coding sequence ATGTTGAAAACCACTCTTATCAGGAAATCGCCGCCTCACTGGACCTCCCATTGGGAACCGTTAAATCCAGGATCAACCGCGGGCGGATCAAACTGGCGCGGATGTTTCAGCAAGGAGACGACCATGGATTGTAAACTGGTGGAAGAACGGATTTCCAACTATATCGAAAACAACCTGAGCGCGGCGGAGATGGATGCCGTCCGCGAACATATCCAATCCTGCGCCGGGTGTCGCGACCTGCTGGAACACATGGAACAAGTTCTGTACCTGTGCGAAGACTTGACGGAAGATGTGCCTTTCTTTCTGAAAAACCGTTTATACAACATCGCGGAAATCCCGGTTCCGGAAGAACCGGCCATCAGTAACCGCACCGTCGCCGTACTGAAATGGGCGGCCGCCATGGTGGGTGCCGCGGTATTGCTGCTCAACCTGCTTTATTTTACCAGCATCGTCCCTCCGGCGAACCGCGTTTTGCACCTGGCCGTTTCCAAAATCGAAACCTTTGTCGTTGAAGCAGGCGCTTACGTGGAACGCATATCGGAGTCCGATCGCAATCCATTCCTGGGCTTGTTTATGTCGCCGGACAATAGAATCGATGCAAACCAGCCATTCCCCGACAGAGCCAATCACGAAGGAGGAAAAAATGGATAA
- a CDS encoding YjgP/YjgQ family permease, whose product MFRLHRPKDRVCAMISAMWKSLDRYILKEIASPFLIGLSVYTFTLLINNIMLLSHTLVAKAASTATILNILLYLLPDLLAFTIPMSTLMGVLAGFSRMSSDSETIALKTMGINNRRLLWPVMLFCLGTWLLSSYLIMFLAPEANFRLNRLLTRVSVSRAVSTIKPRTFYRELPFVTLYFSNINDASGIWENVFVYSVKSGDTDSVILAPSGRFVHSRENDTSHLLLQNARVHSYKRNNPEETYSLTHYSLLKEDVSSRVEMNFARKSHQLVFPELLKRKQKKPDDILLGMELHNKFALPFTCLLFGVLGLSLGLSTQKGGKISGFILSLVIIFVYYTISTAARSLILKETLSPGVGMWTANIFLIIIGVLLFQLNSRERNLPRVFKRKASVRKNKQQRQSRKPFLVVTVQAFRLRLLKRIDHYVSRRILLTFLLTYVSLMLVFFIIGIVELVDDVVDNGVPFYYTLQYVIYNAPSVSAFTIPVSLLTAVLLSYSWMSKNNEITAIQISGTSLHRLALPALWIGMLFSVAAFFLQERITPDANRRAEETLNIIHKRENPTLKEREKNWVESKDNTFYFYNHLNQRTQVIHQFNMLKLDPNFKMGKRVFAKTAAWVGEKRLQLTDGFQRRFQEGTPADFSAFESLELPVPEGRDFFFHKVAYTQHMNIRELRNYIHYLEENRSDTQRFRAELFQKYAFPFSSLIMVLIAIPFSFMMGSKGTLYGIGIAVGFSMIFWGIVGMFNSLGTATLLSPALSAFAPLILFAALSMGLFLQVRT is encoded by the coding sequence ATGTTTCGTCTGCATAGACCCAAAGACCGCGTCTGTGCTATGATATCTGCCATGTGGAAATCCCTGGACCGCTACATCCTCAAAGAAATCGCCTCTCCTTTCCTGATCGGCTTGAGCGTCTACACTTTCACACTGTTGATCAACAACATCATGCTCCTGTCGCATACATTGGTCGCCAAGGCGGCCAGTACGGCCACTATCCTGAATATCCTTCTCTATCTCCTGCCCGACCTTCTAGCCTTCACCATTCCCATGTCCACTTTAATGGGAGTACTGGCCGGATTCAGCCGTATGAGCTCGGATTCAGAGACCATTGCCCTGAAAACAATGGGAATCAACAACCGGCGCCTGTTGTGGCCGGTAATGCTGTTTTGCCTCGGTACCTGGCTGCTCAGCTCCTACCTGATCATGTTCCTGGCGCCTGAAGCCAATTTCCGCCTCAACCGCCTGTTGACCCGGGTCAGCGTTTCACGCGCCGTTTCCACCATTAAGCCGCGCACCTTCTACAGGGAACTCCCTTTTGTCACGTTGTACTTTTCCAATATCAACGATGCCTCCGGCATTTGGGAAAATGTGTTTGTGTACTCTGTGAAATCCGGCGACACGGACAGCGTCATCCTGGCCCCTTCAGGGCGTTTCGTGCATTCCCGGGAAAATGATACCAGTCACCTGCTTTTGCAGAATGCCCGGGTGCACAGCTACAAACGCAACAACCCGGAGGAAACCTACTCCCTTACGCATTACAGTCTGCTCAAGGAAGATGTCTCTTCACGGGTAGAGATGAACTTCGCGCGCAAAAGTCACCAATTGGTTTTTCCGGAGTTGTTGAAACGCAAGCAAAAGAAGCCCGACGACATCCTTTTGGGCATGGAATTGCACAACAAGTTTGCCCTGCCTTTTACCTGCCTGCTTTTCGGCGTACTCGGACTTTCCCTGGGTTTGTCCACGCAGAAAGGCGGCAAAATCAGTGGATTTATCCTTTCCCTCGTCATTATTTTTGTCTACTATACCATCAGTACAGCAGCCCGCAGTCTCATTCTGAAAGAGACCCTGTCTCCGGGAGTGGGAATGTGGACCGCCAACATCTTTCTGATCATTATCGGGGTATTGCTTTTCCAGCTGAACTCGCGCGAACGCAATCTGCCACGGGTTTTTAAAAGAAAAGCATCCGTCCGCAAAAACAAGCAACAAAGGCAAAGCCGCAAACCCTTCCTGGTCGTCACCGTCCAGGCGTTCAGGCTCCGGCTGCTAAAACGCATCGACCACTACGTGTCGCGGCGCATCCTGCTGACCTTTTTGCTGACTTACGTCTCTTTAATGCTGGTTTTCTTTATCATCGGCATCGTGGAACTCGTAGACGACGTGGTGGACAACGGCGTGCCATTCTACTACACGCTGCAATACGTCATTTACAACGCCCCCAGCGTTTCTGCGTTCACCATTCCCGTTTCCCTGCTGACCGCCGTGCTGCTCAGCTATTCCTGGATGAGCAAAAACAACGAAATCACCGCCATACAGATCAGCGGCACCAGCCTGCACCGCCTTGCTTTGCCGGCATTGTGGATCGGCATGCTTTTTTCCGTGGCGGCCTTTTTCCTGCAGGAAAGAATCACCCCCGACGCCAACCGGCGGGCGGAGGAAACCCTCAACATCATTCACAAGCGTGAAAATCCGACCCTGAAGGAACGAGAGAAAAACTGGGTGGAGAGTAAAGACAACACTTTTTATTTCTACAACCATCTGAACCAACGCACACAGGTCATTCATCAATTCAATATGCTGAAACTGGATCCGAACTTTAAGATGGGGAAGCGGGTGTTCGCCAAAACAGCCGCCTGGGTTGGCGAAAAGCGCCTGCAATTGACGGACGGCTTCCAGCGCCGTTTCCAGGAAGGCACTCCCGCCGATTTCTCGGCTTTTGAATCCCTGGAACTGCCGGTACCGGAGGGCCGCGATTTCTTTTTTCACAAAGTGGCCTACACCCAACACATGAACATCCGCGAACTTCGGAACTACATCCATTATCTGGAGGAAAACCGCTCGGACACCCAGCGATTCCGGGCGGAACTGTTCCAGAAGTACGCGTTCCCTTTTTCCAGCTTGATCATGGTGTTGATCGCCATTCCCTTTTCATTTATGATGGGCAGCAAGGGAACGTTATATGGGATCGGCATTGCTGTGGGATTTTCCATGATTTTCTGGGGTATCGTTGGCATGTTCAACTCACTGGGCACGGCCACCCTGCTTTCTCCGGCCCTTTCCGCTTTCGCACCGTTGATTCTTTTCGCGGCTCTGTCCATGGGATTGTTCCTGCAAGTGAGAACGTAA
- a CDS encoding insulinase family protein, whose protein sequence is MYSKNSYIRIAGMVLIAWLIFRFAPAMLPAQTQDTTYRFTSSKGLGLQVIPQPHSRLCVAELVVLTPYKGTYPGISQITYENLFNPMLADGHNSLLTALNRLGGDFTVINGGDHTRIQVSFLPDKLNAFIQFIEKLFTFNDFSQNRFKSSTLYFGTRMRRTQDWETRVVHQLAYRHLFPDHPLGFGLVSRDVLTRSRLGHVVTYFRRNFRLSHATLIVKGDIKPYVTFGLVEKAFNNYRRDETPLSVEDPQDFPRSDVILFHTGKNSPMTMFWFKVIPPVNSDAHMATLVTEKILFGMPLGVVFQRAALSGLGNIRIETDIQDHCRFSVISNTISRLQAENISRFVMLARSERRKLALQNVDRKQYLYAVNYLYSRFKVNSASFANDLRLKTLEKLCDVDIRHSKVDRNNFQRIFQQVSLEQVNRLLRNQARERRDDSQSLVLGDVVIITGDADQIAPHLKMFSVSKYQPDW, encoded by the coding sequence ATGTATTCAAAAAATAGTTACATCCGCATTGCGGGAATGGTTTTGATCGCCTGGCTTATCTTCAGGTTTGCCCCTGCCATGTTGCCGGCCCAGACGCAAGATACCACGTACCGTTTCACCAGCTCCAAGGGTTTGGGGCTGCAGGTCATTCCCCAACCCCATTCGCGCCTCTGTGTGGCTGAACTGGTTGTGTTGACTCCCTACAAGGGTACCTACCCGGGGATCTCCCAGATCACCTATGAAAACCTGTTCAACCCCATGCTGGCGGATGGCCACAACTCGCTGCTGACCGCGCTGAATCGCCTGGGCGGCGATTTTACCGTGATCAACGGCGGAGATCACACCCGTATCCAGGTATCCTTTCTGCCGGACAAGCTCAACGCGTTTATCCAGTTTATTGAAAAGCTCTTTACCTTCAATGACTTCAGCCAGAATCGTTTCAAATCCAGCACCCTCTATTTTGGAACCCGCATGCGCCGCACCCAGGATTGGGAAACACGGGTGGTGCATCAGCTCGCCTACAGGCATCTTTTCCCCGACCATCCACTCGGTTTCGGCCTCGTCTCCCGGGACGTCCTGACGCGATCCCGCCTGGGCCACGTGGTCACCTATTTCCGCCGCAACTTCCGCCTTTCCCACGCCACCTTGATTGTAAAGGGAGACATCAAGCCCTATGTAACATTCGGCCTGGTAGAGAAGGCGTTTAACAACTACCGCCGCGATGAAACACCCCTGAGCGTGGAAGATCCACAGGATTTTCCCCGCAGCGACGTCATTCTTTTCCACACCGGCAAGAACTCGCCCATGACCATGTTCTGGTTCAAGGTGATTCCACCGGTAAACAGTGACGCCCACATGGCCACCCTGGTCACGGAAAAGATCCTCTTCGGCATGCCGCTGGGAGTGGTTTTCCAACGCGCCGCCCTATCCGGACTCGGCAACATCCGCATTGAGACCGACATTCAGGATCATTGCCGCTTTTCCGTTATCTCGAACACGATTTCCCGCCTGCAAGCGGAAAACATCAGCCGCTTCGTTATGCTGGCGCGCAGCGAACGGCGCAAATTGGCGCTGCAGAACGTGGACCGCAAGCAATACCTTTACGCAGTCAATTACCTGTACAGCCGCTTCAAGGTCAACTCCGCCTCATTTGCCAACGACTTGCGCCTAAAAACCCTTGAAAAACTGTGCGACGTGGATATCCGCCATTCCAAGGTCGACCGGAACAACTTTCAGCGCATATTTCAACAGGTGTCCCTGGAACAGGTCAACCGATTGCTGCGCAACCAGGCGCGCGAACGCCGTGACGATTCCCAGAGCCTGGTGCTGGGAGATGTGGTCATCATTACAGGAGACGCGGATCAGATCGCCCCCCACCTAAAGATGTTTTCCGTTTCAAAATACCAGCCGGACTGGTAA
- a CDS encoding asparagine--tRNA ligase, giving the protein MTQWISIREAAKNTGQRVELRGWIVNLRDSGRIKFMLIRDGSGTIQATIWSKDPDHPMFKAFARLTQESSLKVRGTIQADPRAPGGYELQVDHLEPVHIAPEYPIARKSHGTAFLMKHRHLWLRSQRQTAILRIRAAIIRAIRDFMDSQGFVLTDAPILTGNAAEGTTTLFETKYFGESAYLSQSGQLYAEATAMALGKVYTFGPTFRAEKSKTRRHLIEFWMMEPEWAFAELDDIIQLSQHLLAAVVTRVLEQHREDLKTLERDTAPLEKIVPPFPRITYDEAFALLKASGESQTPYGEDLGGTDETIVSRSFDRPLAITHYPADIKAFYMQPDADDPKKVLCMDVIAPEGYGEIIGGSQRIHDLELLEQKIREHGLSEEVFQWYLDLRRFGSVPHSGFGLGIERTVAWICKLPHIRESIPFPRMLYNLYP; this is encoded by the coding sequence ATGACTCAGTGGATTTCCATTCGTGAAGCAGCAAAGAATACCGGCCAACGAGTTGAGTTGCGCGGCTGGATCGTCAACCTACGCGACAGCGGGCGCATCAAGTTCATGCTGATCCGCGACGGCAGCGGCACCATTCAGGCCACGATCTGGTCAAAAGACCCCGATCACCCCATGTTCAAGGCCTTTGCCCGACTGACCCAGGAATCCAGCCTGAAAGTTCGCGGCACCATCCAGGCCGACCCACGCGCGCCCGGTGGATATGAGTTGCAGGTCGACCACCTGGAACCGGTCCACATCGCCCCCGAATACCCCATCGCGCGCAAAAGCCACGGCACGGCGTTCCTGATGAAGCACCGCCATCTGTGGCTGCGTTCCCAGCGGCAAACCGCCATTTTAAGAATCCGCGCCGCCATCATCCGGGCCATCCGGGATTTCATGGACAGCCAGGGTTTTGTATTGACGGATGCGCCCATCCTGACCGGCAACGCCGCCGAAGGTACGACCACCCTGTTTGAAACCAAGTACTTCGGAGAATCCGCTTACCTTTCTCAATCGGGACAATTGTACGCCGAAGCCACGGCCATGGCCCTGGGCAAAGTGTACACGTTCGGCCCCACTTTTCGTGCCGAAAAGTCCAAGACACGCCGGCATTTGATCGAATTCTGGATGATGGAACCCGAGTGGGCGTTTGCCGAGTTGGACGATATCATCCAGTTGAGTCAACACCTTCTGGCCGCGGTGGTCACCCGGGTCCTGGAGCAGCACCGGGAAGACCTGAAAACCCTGGAGAGGGATACCGCCCCGCTGGAGAAAATCGTTCCCCCCTTCCCCCGCATCACCTACGACGAGGCATTCGCCCTGCTGAAAGCATCGGGTGAATCACAAACCCCGTATGGTGAAGACCTGGGCGGAACGGATGAGACCATTGTATCCAGAAGTTTTGACCGCCCGCTCGCCATCACCCATTACCCCGCCGACATCAAGGCGTTTTATATGCAACCCGACGCCGACGACCCCAAAAAGGTTTTGTGCATGGACGTGATTGCGCCGGAAGGCTACGGAGAAATCATCGGCGGCAGCCAGCGCATCCACGACCTGGAGTTGCTGGAACAGAAAATCCGCGAACACGGCCTCAGCGAGGAAGTGTTTCAGTGGTACCTGGACCTGCGCCGCTTCGGCAGCGTGCCCCACTCCGGGTTCGGACTGGGAATCGAGCGCACCGTGGCCTGGATCTGCAAGTTGCCTCACATTCGCGAAAGCATTCCCTTCCCCCGCATGCTGTACAACCTCTATCCCTGA
- the mtnP gene encoding S-methyl-5'-thioadenosine phosphorylase — protein MKPIETGIIGGSGFYQMDEVRDPRFVTVDTPYGPPSDQILTGEFRGRNVAFLARHGKGHRLNPSEVNYRANIFAMKSLGVERVFSVTAVGSLKRNIAPSNLVIPDQYVDLTFKREKTFFENGIVAHVSMADPTCPALSRTAAQCARELELTVHEGGIYVNMEGPQFSSRAESETYRKMNFDIIGMTQAVEAKLAKELELCFLPMAFVTDYDCWHEEEGPVNADMVVRILQKNIANSVKLMAAILDKIDQAEACNCANSLKFALMTDAKNISPGVRERLHPVLKNYLD, from the coding sequence ATGAAACCAATTGAAACCGGAATCATTGGCGGCAGCGGATTCTACCAGATGGACGAGGTTCGCGACCCCCGCTTCGTTACCGTAGACACGCCGTATGGCCCCCCATCTGATCAAATTCTGACCGGCGAGTTCCGGGGGCGAAATGTGGCCTTTTTGGCGCGGCACGGCAAGGGACACCGCTTGAATCCCTCTGAGGTCAATTACCGCGCCAATATCTTCGCCATGAAATCACTTGGAGTTGAGCGGGTTTTCTCGGTTACGGCAGTGGGTTCTCTCAAGCGGAACATTGCCCCCTCGAACCTGGTCATACCCGATCAATATGTGGACCTGACCTTCAAGCGCGAAAAAACGTTTTTTGAAAACGGCATCGTGGCCCATGTGTCCATGGCGGACCCCACTTGCCCCGCGCTAAGCCGGACTGCCGCCCAGTGCGCGCGGGAGCTGGAGTTGACCGTTCACGAAGGCGGTATTTACGTCAACATGGAGGGTCCGCAGTTTTCATCGCGGGCGGAATCCGAAACCTACCGCAAAATGAATTTCGATATCATCGGCATGACCCAGGCAGTTGAAGCCAAGCTGGCCAAGGAGTTGGAACTGTGCTTTCTGCCCATGGCCTTTGTCACGGATTACGACTGCTGGCACGAAGAAGAAGGACCCGTAAATGCGGACATGGTTGTGCGCATCCTGCAAAAGAACATCGCCAATTCGGTTAAGTTGATGGCCGCGATCCTGGACAAAATCGATCAGGCGGAAGCGTGTAATTGTGCGAATTCGCTGAAATTCGCACTGATGACGGACGCGAAAAACATTTCCCCCGGGGTGCGCGAGCGCCTGCACCCGGTATTGAAAAACTACCTGGACTAG
- a CDS encoding insulinase family protein: MPGLTSPRVPLYNGLVKRVLLGLLAVCFIPLSTHADTGAPYTYQLPSGMTVILCPIPGMQATCVLTYHKNGVRHDPPAIRGASFLYQYLMMLGTENLDDFDRLMFIRRNAGESNVRVGMDYAYFSQLIPDHTIANALWLEHERLTSLLFFDPSVNAQKRNLSQRLSALVRENTIFRAQEWVRAKVFENTVYQDPVYGSLDVLRNLDNDSIRSRYPVFQNPENIILVLSGSLKIREAISLIREHFPLNSDGAAIKSPPFEAIPPREQAARETWKDTDTSMNAIIYGFRTPGLVSEDYLAFQIIQSFLTDPRHSRLDRILNQDNHLNIRIAREMTHQFEANALIFRISSPSRMAIQKAADLVNQLLDVLAGGNLTNNDLRQTRTLMEIDLRKAMLEPEQRALREAQQVHLFGPKGLARSPESELKAFTIQDLQQVCRKYLSQKNRVIFNVFKK; encoded by the coding sequence ATGCCTGGATTGACCAGCCCGAGGGTTCCCCTGTACAATGGATTGGTGAAACGAGTTTTGCTGGGACTGTTGGCCGTTTGTTTTATTCCCCTTTCCACCCATGCAGATACCGGGGCTCCTTACACCTATCAACTTCCCTCCGGAATGACGGTGATCTTGTGTCCGATCCCCGGCATGCAGGCCACCTGCGTACTGACCTACCATAAAAACGGAGTGCGCCATGATCCCCCGGCCATCCGCGGTGCTTCATTCCTGTACCAGTACCTCATGATGTTGGGTACGGAGAACCTGGATGATTTTGATCGTTTGATGTTTATTCGCAGGAACGCCGGTGAAAGCAACGTGCGTGTGGGCATGGACTACGCCTATTTTTCGCAATTGATCCCGGATCACACCATTGCCAACGCGTTATGGCTGGAGCATGAACGCCTGACCTCCCTGCTTTTTTTCGACCCGTCCGTGAATGCGCAAAAGCGCAATCTTTCCCAACGTTTGTCTGCCCTGGTTCGTGAAAACACCATATTCCGCGCCCAGGAATGGGTGCGCGCCAAGGTTTTTGAAAACACGGTTTACCAGGACCCGGTATACGGTTCGCTTGACGTCCTGCGCAACCTGGACAACGATTCAATCCGCAGCCGCTACCCGGTTTTCCAGAATCCGGAAAACATCATTCTCGTGCTGAGCGGTAGCTTGAAAATCCGTGAAGCCATATCGCTGATTCGAGAGCATTTTCCCCTTAACAGCGATGGTGCCGCAATAAAGTCTCCACCTTTTGAGGCGATTCCGCCGCGCGAGCAGGCGGCCAGAGAAACCTGGAAAGATACAGACACCAGTATGAACGCGATCATTTACGGGTTTCGCACCCCTGGATTGGTCAGCGAGGATTATCTGGCTTTCCAGATTATCCAGTCTTTCCTCACCGACCCGCGCCATTCCCGCTTGGACCGCATCCTCAACCAGGACAACCACCTCAACATTCGCATCGCCAGGGAGATGACGCATCAATTCGAAGCCAACGCGCTCATCTTCCGGATCTCCTCACCCAGCCGCATGGCCATTCAGAAAGCCGCCGATCTTGTCAATCAATTGCTGGACGTTCTCGCCGGCGGTAATTTGACCAACAACGACCTGCGTCAGACCCGCACACTCATGGAGATCGATTTGCGCAAAGCCATGCTGGAGCCGGAGCAGCGCGCGCTGAGGGAAGCGCAGCAAGTCCACTTATTCGGTCCCAAAGGTCTTGCGCGCTCGCCTGAGAGTGAACTGAAGGCGTTCACCATTCAGGACCTTCAACAGGTCTGTCGCAAATACCTTTCTCAAAAGAACCGTGTGATTTTCAATGTATTCAAAAAATAG
- the buk gene encoding butyrate kinase has protein sequence MPKTILIINTGNTSTKVGLYTDGMLDDATVIRHDDAELARFTGINDQKEFRESLVLDYLKSHQLDAGVLAAVAARGGILRPMESGTYLVDETMIRDLIEARRGLHASHLSAQIGYSIAQKGGIDCYIVDPITVDEFDPVARISGHQAFSREMRTHALNLKAVAKRFAKETLRRYTDLNLVVVHLGTGVSISMHHKGRMVDAMDPCQEGAFSLDRAGGLPILQVARYITKNRMEYDAFSRMVFGEGGVYSYLETRDFKQVTKRFHEHDEAAVKIVHALVYQIAKEVGALSTVVCGALDAILLTGGMAYQEYFTDLIKQRVRFLAPVHCYPGEDEIQALAEGVFRILNNEERALKY, from the coding sequence ATGCCCAAAACCATATTAATCATCAACACCGGAAACACCTCAACCAAGGTGGGCTTGTACACAGACGGCATGCTGGATGACGCCACCGTGATCCGCCACGACGATGCGGAACTGGCCCGATTTACCGGGATCAACGATCAAAAGGAGTTCCGCGAAAGCCTGGTGCTGGATTATCTCAAATCCCACCAACTCGACGCCGGCGTGTTGGCGGCGGTGGCCGCCCGCGGCGGAATCCTCAGACCCATGGAGAGTGGAACCTATCTGGTGGATGAAACCATGATCCGCGACTTGATCGAAGCCAGGCGGGGATTGCATGCGTCGCACCTTTCCGCGCAGATCGGTTATTCAATCGCGCAGAAAGGCGGCATAGATTGCTATATCGTAGATCCCATCACGGTTGACGAGTTCGACCCCGTGGCCCGCATATCCGGACATCAAGCCTTTTCCCGGGAAATGCGCACCCACGCCCTGAACCTGAAAGCGGTGGCCAAGCGTTTCGCCAAAGAAACCCTTCGCCGATACACAGACCTGAATCTCGTTGTGGTTCATCTGGGAACCGGGGTATCCATCTCCATGCACCACAAGGGGCGAATGGTGGACGCCATGGATCCGTGCCAGGAAGGCGCCTTTTCACTGGACCGTGCCGGGGGCCTGCCCATTCTACAGGTGGCCCGGTATATCACGAAAAACCGCATGGAATATGATGCATTTTCGCGCATGGTTTTCGGCGAAGGCGGCGTATATTCCTACCTGGAAACCCGGGATTTCAAACAAGTCACCAAGCGCTTCCATGAGCATGACGAGGCCGCCGTGAAAATCGTTCACGCCCTGGTTTACCAGATCGCCAAGGAAGTGGGCGCTTTATCCACCGTGGTGTGCGGGGCTCTCGACGCCATCTTGTTGACCGGCGGCATGGCGTATCAAGAGTATTTCACGGACCTGATCAAACAACGGGTTCGTTTTCTGGCCCCGGTTCACTGCTATCCCGGGGAAGATGAGATCCAGGCGCTGGCGGAGGGCGTATTCCGAATTCTAAACAACGAAGAGAGGGCACTGAAATACTGA
- a CDS encoding sigma-70 family RNA polymerase sigma factor has protein sequence MTDITMLTDRIATGDPEAWNMIVDRYSKGIYSLALNFAGNADDAADITQDIFIKLFSNIHKFTPEGNFNAWLMRLAKNHCIDYWRKNRKSRNVLPLNEDIRVHDHDEEQHMIDRMDIQSLRRHIHQLDPELRVLLILRDVENHSYQEIAASLDLPLGTVKSRINRGRIKLARMFQQGDDHGL, from the coding sequence ATGACGGACATCACGATGCTGACCGACCGAATCGCAACTGGTGATCCCGAGGCATGGAACATGATAGTGGACAGGTACTCCAAAGGTATTTACAGCCTGGCGTTGAACTTTGCCGGGAATGCGGACGATGCCGCCGACATCACCCAGGATATCTTTATCAAGCTCTTTTCCAATATCCACAAGTTCACTCCGGAAGGAAACTTTAACGCCTGGCTCATGCGCCTGGCCAAAAACCATTGCATCGATTATTGGAGAAAAAACCGTAAAAGCCGTAATGTACTCCCGCTGAACGAAGACATTCGTGTTCATGACCACGATGAAGAGCAACACATGATCGACCGCATGGACATCCAGAGCCTGCGTCGCCACATCCACCAACTGGACCCGGAGCTGCGGGTCCTCTTGATCCTGCGCGATGTTGAAAACCACTCTTATCAGGAAATCGCCGCCTCACTGGACCTCCCATTGGGAACCGTTAAATCCAGGATCAACCGCGGGCGGATCAAACTGGCGCGGATGTTTCAGCAAGGAGACGACCATGGATTGTAA